The sequence TGTTAAATCATATGGTTGCGCTTGTATTAAGACTTTCAAGAAAAATGCAGGAATACGAAAGTCAGGTGGACAGTTTAAAAAACCAGCTTGAAGACAGAAAAATTATAGACCGCGCAAAAGGCATTCTCATGAGTAAGTTTAACATGAGCGAAGACGCCGCCTACAAAGAGCTGCGCAAAAAAGCCATGAACGCCTCAAAAACGCTCGGACAGATAGCAAAAACAATAGTAGATATGTTTGCCGCAATGGACTAAAAAGCAAAGCTTTTTCACAATGCTAAATATTTGGTATAATATATAAAAATTCTGAGGAAAACATGAAAAAAGAGACGAATGTTCTTGGAAAAAAAATCAAAAAAGCCCGTCTTGAATTGTCAAACGGCATTGTTCTTGAAGGACGCGCTATCGGCGCTTCTGTCAGCGTAAGCGGCGAAATGGTTTTCAACACCGGAATGCTTGGCTACAGCGAAGCTATGACAGATCCGTCATATCTTGGTCAAATTTTGGTTTTCAGCTTTTGCTTAATAGGAAATTACGGTATCCCTGCCCCCAAAGGCGGGGATTTTTTTAATGCAAAAGGGCATGAAAGCAATTCCATAAAAACGCAGGGTATAATAGTTTCGGATATTTTCGGCGGATGCCATCACCACGACGGCGGAATTTCTCTTGAACAGTGGATGATAGAAAATAACGTCCCCGGAATTGCGGGAATAGACACAAGATATTTAGTGCAAATGATAAGAGAAGAAGGAAATCTTTCGGGGCGCATAATTCCCGAAGGCGCGCCGAAAACAAAAATAAACAGATTTGAATTTTTAGAGAAATTTACCGACGACGAATACGTTGACCCGTCAAAATATAATCTTATGCCGTCGGTATCCACGAAAGAAATACAAAAATTCGGCGCAGGCAAAAAGAAAGTTGCCGTTATAGACTGCGGAGCAAAATTAAATATCTCAAGAATGCTCGTTGACAGAGGATGCGAAGTTTATCTTCTTCCGTGGGATACGGATTTTTCAAAAATAGACGTTGACGGCTGGCTTATAAGCAACGGCCCGGGCGATCCGCAAAACACGGGCAATTTAGTTGAGCGGGTTAGAAAAGACGTTTTAGGCTCGGGAAAACCTGTGCTTGGAATATGTTTGGGGCATCAAATACTATCTTTGGCGTCGGGCGCAAACACAAGAAGACTTCCTCACGGGCACAGAAGCCACAATCAGCCGGTTTTCTCGCTTCCTGAAAAACGCGCGTATATGTCAAGCCAAAACCACAGATACGCGGTTGAAAAAAAG is a genomic window of Endomicrobium proavitum containing:
- the carA gene encoding glutamine-hydrolyzing carbamoyl-phosphate synthase small subunit produces the protein MKKETNVLGKKIKKARLELSNGIVLEGRAIGASVSVSGEMVFNTGMLGYSEAMTDPSYLGQILVFSFCLIGNYGIPAPKGGDFFNAKGHESNSIKTQGIIVSDIFGGCHHHDGGISLEQWMIENNVPGIAGIDTRYLVQMIREEGNLSGRIIPEGAPKTKINRFEFLEKFTDDEYVDPSKYNLMPSVSTKEIQKFGAGKKKVAVIDCGAKLNISRMLVDRGCEVYLLPWDTDFSKIDVDGWLISNGPGDPQNTGNLVERVRKDVLGSGKPVLGICLGHQILSLASGANTRRLPHGHRSHNQPVFSLPEKRAYMSSQNHRYAVEKKTIQPGWELWFVNANDDSVEGLKHKTKPMMSVQFHPEASSGPNDTSWIMDKFIDLIKNK